One part of the Chryseobacterium mulctrae genome encodes these proteins:
- a CDS encoding DUF2339 domain-containing protein, whose protein sequence is MIYALITILILLIVLVYQNLNRKIQILEQKISDLSNDKANIEKQEQSFTETIKLQTLSNERIEVGQTVKSEIIEEDSEPEKDWLTPLFDFIKQNVLTIIGIFTLVLGIGYFVKYAIDKNWIGESARMGIGFLAGFILIIIAHFIRKNYTIFSSIIMGGGIAVLYFTTTIAFREYHLFTQNTAFVITCAITLLSIFLSYRYNSETLIIFSLFGGFLAPLMISNGQSNYIFLFTYLSLLNIGMLITVYLKNWKSVGWIAFIFTAIYLYFWTIEKTDLTSIIFYIVTYIIFYAFALQHYFKTNLLSKLDILMLVLINFSSIIGLVYIFSILKYEPLSIFPLSFAFINIFFAFREYQNKKFERNYSVFAGIGISLLTLAVALQFKTHLITSVWAIEASLLLYIWKKTGHSIFKIFFYLLFPLVILSQIMTWTEYINNEKHLTLIFNPVFLTSLVVIASCFFNLILLKKESKEKSDVEFFENAFKVLCFGVIYFSILFELIYQLSSLNIVIILTYCLLYSIVFTILLLILKKRLSISEDLENLLIYGLLFVFIAHITNSQIVHAIITKEIGLSFYWIHLIYLAPLLYLIIKLIPPSQFLKQKAGYLLISFVFILSVSFELYRVYIFSNNTTYKNVFQLQEHFSILYLPIIWAVLSCGFIFAGLKKTIPELNKIGFGLLGITILKLYLYDVWQMDNVSRIIAFIILGIILLLSSFMFQKFKNMLKNLVEKNDNSTDENI, encoded by the coding sequence ATGATTTACGCACTAATTACGATATTAATTCTACTGATTGTTTTAGTTTATCAAAACCTGAACAGAAAGATTCAAATTCTGGAACAGAAAATTTCTGATTTATCAAATGATAAAGCAAATATTGAAAAACAAGAACAGAGTTTCACAGAAACCATTAAACTTCAAACCTTGTCTAATGAAAGAATCGAGGTTGGGCAAACTGTAAAATCAGAAATCATTGAAGAAGATTCAGAACCAGAAAAAGACTGGCTGACTCCGCTTTTTGATTTTATTAAGCAAAATGTTCTTACAATCATTGGTATATTTACTTTGGTTTTAGGAATCGGTTATTTTGTAAAATATGCCATCGATAAAAACTGGATTGGTGAAAGCGCAAGAATGGGAATTGGTTTCTTGGCAGGATTTATTCTTATCATCATTGCTCATTTTATCAGGAAAAATTATACTATTTTTTCATCCATCATTATGGGTGGCGGAATTGCGGTGCTTTATTTTACAACAACCATCGCATTTAGAGAGTATCATTTGTTTACACAGAATACGGCATTTGTAATTACTTGTGCGATTACTCTGCTTTCAATTTTCCTTTCTTATCGTTATAATAGTGAGACGCTGATTATTTTTTCATTGTTCGGAGGTTTTCTGGCGCCATTGATGATCAGTAACGGACAAAGCAATTATATTTTCCTTTTCACTTATTTATCTCTTTTAAATATCGGAATGCTGATTACCGTTTATTTGAAAAACTGGAAAAGTGTAGGCTGGATTGCATTTATTTTCACGGCGATCTATCTTTATTTCTGGACTATTGAGAAAACTGATCTTACAAGTATCATCTTTTACATTGTAACGTATATTATATTTTACGCTTTTGCACTTCAACATTATTTTAAAACAAATTTGCTTTCTAAGCTTGATATTTTAATGTTGGTTCTTATTAATTTCTCAAGCATCATCGGACTGGTTTATATCTTTTCTATTTTAAAATATGAACCTTTAAGTATCTTCCCGCTCAGCTTTGCATTTATTAATATCTTTTTTGCGTTCAGAGAATATCAGAACAAAAAGTTTGAAAGAAATTATTCTGTTTTTGCCGGAATTGGTATCAGTCTTTTGACTTTAGCTGTTGCATTACAATTTAAAACCCACCTCATCACGAGTGTTTGGGCAATTGAAGCTTCTCTTTTATTATATATATGGAAAAAAACCGGTCACAGTATTTTCAAAATATTTTTCTACCTTCTTTTTCCATTGGTTATTTTATCTCAAATAATGACCTGGACTGAATATATAAATAATGAAAAACATTTAACTCTAATTTTCAATCCTGTTTTTCTGACGAGTTTAGTCGTTATTGCAAGTTGTTTTTTCAATTTAATTTTACTGAAGAAAGAATCCAAAGAAAAAAGTGATGTCGAGTTTTTTGAAAATGCTTTTAAAGTTTTATGCTTTGGCGTGATTTACTTTTCTATTTTATTTGAATTGATTTATCAGCTTTCGTCACTAAATATCGTTATTATTCTTACTTACTGCCTTTTGTACAGTATTGTTTTCACAATTTTATTATTAATATTAAAGAAAAGATTAAGCATTTCGGAAGACTTAGAAAATCTGTTGATTTATGGTTTGTTGTTTGTATTTATTGCACATATTACCAATTCACAAATTGTACACGCAATAATAACAAAAGAAATAGGACTAAGTTTCTATTGGATTCATTTGATTTATTTGGCGCCACTTCTATATTTAATTATAAAACTGATTCCACCATCACAGTTTTTAAAGCAGAAAGCTGGTTATTTACTTATTTCATTTGTCTTCATTCTTTCTGTAAGTTTTGAGCTTTACCGAGTTTATATTTTTTCAAATAACACCACTTATAAAAATGTTTTTCAGTTGCAGGAACATTTCAGCATTCTGTATCTTCCTATTATTTGGGCAGTTTTATCTTGCGGATTTATTTTTGCAGGCTTAAAAAAGACTATTCCGGAACTCAACAAAATCGGTTTTGGATTACTCGGCATTACCATCCTTAAATTATATCTTTATGATGTTTGGCAAATGGATAACGTTTCCAGAATTATCGCTTTTATTATTTTGGGAATTATTTTGTTGCTGAGTTCATTTATGTTTCAAAAATTTAAAAATATGCTTAAAAATTTAGTGGAAAAGAATGACAATTCTACCGATGAAAACATTTAG
- a CDS encoding acyl-CoA thioesterase has translation MIHSKHSLRVRYAETDPMKYVYYGNYATYFELGRVELFRSIGISYDEIEKQGIWLPVSDYKIKYLKPALYDQKLEIHTFMKKIPGVRIEFEYEIYNEEGIKITEASTTLFFLNAETNKVIKCPDFLMKLIEENWKEEND, from the coding sequence ATGATACACTCAAAACACTCATTACGAGTACGTTACGCAGAAACCGATCCCATGAAATACGTCTATTACGGCAATTACGCAACGTATTTTGAATTGGGTCGTGTGGAACTTTTTCGCAGCATCGGCATCTCTTATGACGAGATAGAAAAGCAAGGAATTTGGCTTCCGGTTTCTGATTATAAAATTAAGTATTTAAAACCAGCACTATACGATCAAAAATTAGAAATTCACACTTTTATGAAAAAAATTCCGGGAGTAAGAATAGAATTTGAATATGAAATTTATAACGAAGAAGGAATTAAAATCACCGAAGCTTCCACTACTCTATTTTTTTTGAATGCCGAAACTAACAAAGTAATTAAATGTCCGGATTTTTTAATGAAATTAATTGAAGAAAACTGGAAAGAAGAAAATGATTAA
- the dnaA gene encoding chromosomal replication initiator protein DnaA, translating into MGENLMMIWQKCLQFMRDNLNAAEDNSDLKKLEKSFDLLFDKVQPISLVENNLTLMVPSDFYKEYIEDNYLSLLSAALKKNIGKGVKLWYSVMENKPSGLERPVTMNMKGKSTPTPKVQETMPQGFSGNIVNPFVVPGIKKVNIDSNLKADFSFDNYVEGESNKFASTVARSIAKRPGATAFNPLFLYGGYGVGKTHLGQAVGLEVKSQFPDKVVLYLSSEKFIQQFISAAKAHKQTEFANFYQMVDVLIIDDIQFLSGKSATQDSFFHIFDYLHQNGKQIILTSDKAPVDIMDIQDRIVSRFKWGLSAEIKSPDLNTRKQIIQAKLSRDGIVLTEDMLDFLAAEAKTNVRELIGIINSVIAYSTIYKSDLSLELLKETINKIAANQKKVINIPYIQDVVCDYFGIKREQLLSKTRKREIALPRQLAMYFSKEYTNATFSKIGEEMGGKDHSTVMYACDTIKDVSKIDKEIKKYVKDLTEKIKN; encoded by the coding sequence ATGGGTGAAAATTTAATGATGATATGGCAGAAATGCCTTCAGTTTATGCGTGACAATCTTAACGCAGCTGAAGACAATTCTGATCTTAAAAAGCTTGAAAAATCTTTCGATTTACTATTCGACAAAGTACAACCAATTTCATTGGTTGAGAACAATCTTACGTTGATGGTTCCGAGTGATTTTTACAAAGAATATATTGAAGATAACTATCTGTCATTGCTTTCTGCTGCTCTAAAGAAAAATATCGGTAAAGGGGTAAAACTTTGGTATTCTGTAATGGAAAATAAACCAAGCGGTTTAGAAAGACCAGTTACCATGAATATGAAAGGGAAGTCTACTCCCACTCCGAAAGTTCAGGAAACCATGCCTCAAGGATTTTCCGGAAATATTGTAAATCCTTTTGTAGTACCAGGAATTAAAAAAGTAAATATTGATTCTAATCTTAAAGCAGATTTCTCTTTTGATAATTATGTAGAAGGTGAAAGCAACAAGTTTGCTTCTACCGTTGCAAGATCAATTGCAAAAAGACCTGGAGCAACTGCTTTTAACCCACTATTTTTATATGGAGGTTATGGAGTTGGTAAAACTCACTTAGGTCAGGCTGTAGGTTTGGAAGTGAAAAGTCAGTTTCCTGATAAAGTAGTTCTTTATTTATCATCTGAAAAATTCATTCAACAGTTTATTTCGGCTGCGAAAGCTCATAAACAGACAGAATTTGCCAATTTTTATCAAATGGTAGACGTTCTGATTATTGATGATATTCAGTTCTTGTCTGGAAAATCAGCTACTCAGGATAGTTTCTTCCATATTTTTGATTATTTGCATCAAAACGGAAAGCAGATTATCCTTACTTCAGATAAGGCTCCGGTTGATATTATGGATATTCAGGACAGGATTGTTTCCCGTTTCAAATGGGGACTTTCTGCAGAGATCAAATCTCCGGATTTAAATACACGTAAACAGATTATCCAGGCTAAATTGAGCAGAGACGGTATCGTTCTTACTGAAGATATGCTTGATTTCCTTGCTGCAGAAGCAAAAACCAATGTAAGAGAATTAATTGGAATTATTAATTCTGTAATCGCTTATTCTACGATTTATAAATCAGATTTAAGCTTAGAATTATTAAAAGAAACGATTAATAAAATTGCGGCTAATCAGAAAAAGGTCATCAACATTCCTTATATTCAGGATGTAGTTTGCGATTATTTCGGAATTAAAAGAGAGCAGCTTTTATCTAAAACAAGAAAAAGAGAAATTGCACTTCCAAGACAATTGGCGATGTATTTTTCAAAAGAATATACCAACGCTACTTTCAGTAAAATTGGTGAAGAAATGGGAGGTAAAGACCACTCAACAGTAATGTACGCTTGCGATACCATTAAAGATGTTTCTAAAATAGATAAAGAAATTAAGAAATACGTAAAAGACTTAACAGAAAAAATCAAAAATTAA
- a CDS encoding low molecular weight protein-tyrosine-phosphatase — protein MKILMVCLGNICRSPLAEGIMRSKLPEDFIVDSAGTIDMHQGSNPDKRSVKTAAKYGIDISKQCSRPITTEDLNHFDKIYCMDLSNLKNVISLAQNEDQRSKISLLMEAADLNHASGEVPDPYWDGIDGFEKVYHQLDEACEKIAEKLLISKAQNS, from the coding sequence ATGAAAATTTTAATGGTCTGTCTCGGAAATATTTGCAGAAGTCCTTTAGCAGAAGGAATTATGAGATCAAAACTTCCTGAAGATTTTATAGTAGATTCAGCCGGAACAATTGATATGCATCAGGGAAGCAATCCTGATAAAAGATCGGTAAAAACCGCTGCCAAATACGGAATTGATATTTCAAAACAATGCTCAAGACCGATTACGACAGAAGATTTAAATCATTTTGATAAAATTTACTGTATGGATTTGAGTAATTTAAAGAATGTAATTTCTTTGGCTCAAAATGAAGATCAGCGAAGCAAAATTTCATTATTGATGGAAGCGGCTGATCTCAATCATGCTTCAGGAGAAGTTCCGGATCCTTATTGGGACGGAATCGATGGCTTTGAAAAAGTCTATCACCAATTGGATGAAGCCTGCGAAAAAATCGCTGAAAAACTTCTCATTTCAAAAGCTCAAAACTCATAA
- a CDS encoding SAM-dependent methyltransferase — protein MLFLLPAYLSENTSISHFSPVIKDYIMQTDYFFVENEKTARKVVKFFAPEKKQSDLKLFLLDKYTENADIKEAQDRMIDGQDFGLLSEAGLPCIADPGNLIVKWCHEKNIRVIPISGPSSIILALISSGFNGQEFTFNGYLPIDKSEKKKQIMNLESMVQKTGYSQIFMETPYRNNVLFEDLIKFLSPNTKLCIAANINDPEHEFIKTKTIKEWQKQKPELHKIPAVFVLGK, from the coding sequence ATGCTTTTTTTACTTCCCGCTTATCTTTCAGAAAATACTTCGATCAGCCATTTTTCGCCTGTTATAAAAGATTACATCATGCAGACCGATTATTTTTTTGTTGAAAATGAAAAAACAGCAAGAAAAGTCGTGAAGTTTTTTGCGCCGGAAAAAAAGCAGTCAGATTTAAAGCTTTTTCTTTTAGATAAATACACAGAAAATGCCGACATCAAAGAAGCTCAGGACCGAATGATCGACGGACAGGATTTTGGTTTGCTTTCTGAAGCAGGACTTCCGTGTATTGCAGATCCGGGAAATTTAATTGTAAAATGGTGTCACGAAAAAAATATCAGGGTGATCCCTATTTCAGGACCTTCTTCGATTATTTTAGCGTTAATTTCAAGTGGTTTTAACGGGCAGGAATTTACTTTTAACGGATATTTGCCGATTGATAAAAGTGAAAAGAAAAAGCAGATCATGAATCTGGAATCGATGGTTCAGAAAACAGGATATTCTCAGATTTTTATGGAAACACCTTATAGAAATAACGTGCTTTTCGAAGATTTAATCAAATTTTTATCACCCAATACAAAGCTTTGTATCGCTGCAAATATTAATGATCCTGAACACGAGTTCATCAAAACCAAAACAATAAAAGAGTGGCAAAAACAAAAACCGGAATTACATAAAATTCCTGCTGTTTTTGTCTTAGGGAAATAA
- a CDS encoding DUF4349 domain-containing protein: MKKLFIPLFLLILINCNKSGKQQEIKSDLVEIISEDKAMNYNAPPAQEIPVEAMVSVKTVDNEPITSKTQNTISKKIIKNGDLEIQVGDIKKAHQQVNEIVKSNNAYVQTERFNNTDIDEKQFFTIRVPHKNFDGLINSFSNGIGSVLSKNIASDDVTEEYTDVSIKLANKKIYLEKYRDMLRSAKTTKDMLEIQENIRELEDEIDVAEGRLSFIDDRVNYSTLNLMLYKEKVRSSATSKIGFGNRFGDSFTEGWNSFVAFFLGIISLWPFFLLIPIIILIWKKWRNRKKKE; this comes from the coding sequence ATGAAAAAATTATTTATCCCTTTATTTCTCTTAATTCTTATCAATTGCAATAAATCCGGCAAACAACAAGAAATAAAGTCTGATCTAGTTGAGATTATCTCAGAAGATAAAGCTATGAATTATAATGCTCCCCCTGCTCAAGAAATACCAGTAGAGGCAATGGTTTCGGTTAAAACTGTAGATAACGAACCTATAACTTCGAAAACTCAAAATACTATCTCTAAAAAAATTATCAAAAATGGTGATCTTGAGATTCAGGTTGGTGATATTAAAAAAGCCCATCAACAGGTAAATGAAATTGTAAAAAGCAACAACGCTTATGTACAAACTGAGCGTTTTAACAATACTGATATTGATGAAAAACAGTTTTTTACCATCCGTGTTCCACACAAAAATTTTGATGGTTTAATCAATTCTTTTTCAAACGGAATTGGTTCTGTTTTATCTAAAAATATTGCTTCAGATGACGTAACCGAAGAATACACTGATGTTTCAATAAAATTAGCCAACAAAAAAATCTATCTCGAAAAATACCGAGATATGCTTAGAAGTGCAAAAACGACAAAAGACATGCTGGAAATTCAGGAAAATATTCGCGAACTTGAAGATGAAATTGACGTTGCTGAAGGCAGACTTAGCTTTATTGATGACAGAGTAAATTACAGCACATTGAATTTAATGCTGTACAAAGAGAAAGTAAGAAGCTCTGCAACTTCAAAAATAGGTTTCGGAAATCGTTTCGGAGATTCTTTCACAGAAGGCTGGAACAGTTTTGTAGCATTTTTCCTTGGAATTATTTCTCTTTGGCCATTCTTTTTATTAATTCCAATTATTATTTTAATCTGGAAAAAATGGAGAAACAGAAAGAAAAAAGAATAA
- a CDS encoding DUF2891 domain-containing protein — protein MKKSLLAFAFSPFLMFAQESPKLTDEMAIKLSEKPLHCINQEYPNKTAHIINNANEVTLSPKDLHPSFYGCFDWHSSVHGHWMLVRLLKTKPNLSIAKDIENILDNSFTKENLQTEADYFSKYQLTTTFERTYGWAWLLKLDEELMTWNHPKAKIWHQNLKPLTDKILSSWKTYLPKQTYPNRTGVHPNTAFAMVFALDWARATDDKTFENELIKKAKYFYLNNTKTPAYLEPDGSDFFSPSLEIADLMRRILPQKEFVKWLDQFYEKRSIENIEKIPVVSDLSDYQTVHLVGLSFTKAWCMKGIAKSLPDDHPLKKQFQKTANIFLNNGLPLLFQGNYGGDHWLASFAVYALED, from the coding sequence ATGAAAAAAAGTCTTTTAGCATTTGCATTTTCACCGTTTTTAATGTTTGCTCAGGAAAGCCCAAAACTGACAGATGAAATGGCAATAAAGTTATCCGAAAAACCGCTTCATTGTATCAATCAGGAATATCCGAACAAAACAGCACACATTATTAATAATGCGAATGAAGTAACTTTGAGCCCGAAAGATCTACATCCAAGTTTTTATGGATGTTTTGATTGGCACAGCTCAGTTCATGGTCATTGGATGTTGGTTCGACTATTAAAAACAAAACCGAACTTATCAATTGCTAAAGACATTGAAAATATACTCGACAATTCATTTACAAAAGAAAACCTACAGACTGAAGCTGATTATTTTTCAAAATATCAATTAACGACAACTTTTGAAAGAACTTACGGTTGGGCTTGGTTATTAAAGTTAGATGAAGAATTAATGACCTGGAATCATCCGAAAGCTAAAATCTGGCATCAGAATCTAAAGCCTTTAACAGATAAAATTCTGAGTTCTTGGAAAACTTATCTTCCAAAACAAACCTATCCCAACAGAACGGGAGTTCATCCAAATACCGCCTTTGCAATGGTTTTTGCATTAGACTGGGCAAGGGCAACAGATGATAAGACTTTTGAAAATGAACTGATTAAAAAAGCAAAATATTTCTATTTAAATAATACCAAAACTCCGGCATATCTTGAACCAGATGGTTCTGACTTTTTCTCGCCGAGTTTAGAAATTGCAGATTTGATGAGACGAATTCTTCCTCAGAAAGAGTTTGTAAAATGGCTTGATCAATTTTATGAAAAGAGAAGTATCGAAAATATCGAAAAAATTCCTGTGGTAAGTGACTTGAGCGATTATCAAACCGTACATTTAGTAGGATTGTCTTTTACCAAAGCATGGTGTATGAAAGGAATTGCAAAATCGCTACCCGATGATCATCCGCTGAAAAAACAATTTCAAAAAACGGCAAATATCTTTTTAAACAACGGACTTCCGCTTTTATTTCAAGGAAATTATGGTGGAGATCATTGGTTGGCAAGTTTTGCGGTGTATGCTTTGGAAGATTAA